The sequence below is a genomic window from Bacteroidales bacterium MB20-C3-3.
ATTGTCTCCACCAGCTCTTTCCATGCTGCATCCATCTCGGCAAGCACCTCCTTGCCCTTATCTGTTATGGAGTAGTACTTTCTTGGAGGTCCCTGAGGAGACTCCTCCCATCTGTAGCTTAGCATACCCTGGTTCTTCTGTCTTGTAAGAAGTGGATAGAGAGTTCCCTCTACAACAATCATCTTTGCACTCTTCAGCTCCTCAATCAGAGAAGATGCATACGCGTCATTATTATTAAGTATGCTAAGTATGCAATACTCAAGAACACCCTTGCGCATTTGTGACTTTACATTATCAGTATTAATATCTGTCATGGCTGTTTACTATTTAAATGATGAAAATTTTCTCAGATTTTCTGCCGTTACAGGCAGACCTCTCATCTCGCATTTCTGGCTGGCAGTCATCGCCTGCGGAGCAATAATCCAGAAAATTATATAAGCCCAGAATCCAAGTCCTCCCAGGAACAGGCTTATAGCAAATATTACGCGGATAAGGACCATATCAATATTAACATAATAGCTTAAACCGCTGCAGACTCCTCCAATTATCCTGTTGTCCGGATCCCTGTATAATCTTTTTACCACAGTCTGATTCAGTCCTGCCGAAGCAGAATCGTTTGCAAAGTCTGCCGAGTCATCTGCTGCGGTACCATCCGGCATTCCAAGCTGGGCAATTACCCTGTTAACAACAGAGATATTAACAACCTCCACACTCTTTGACAGCTCATCATAAAAGAGCTCTGCTATTCTCTGCTCCAGATCATCCATAATATCTGCAGCCTCACTGCCCTCTCCGGTCTTTTGGCGGAATTTTGCCAGATATCGCTCTAATTTCTGATAGGCATCCTCGTCAATAACAAAGGATCTGCCCCCAATACCTACAGTTACAACTTTTTTCATTTTACGAATACTTAATTTGGTTTAGAATTTGGTACTGCAAATATATATACTTTTTCTATTACCTTGTATCACATAGTACTGTTTTTTTGCAAAAAAAGGCCCGCTACATTTGTAACGGGCTGATATTCTGCGAGAAATTTTTTACAAAAAATTTACTCTTTTAGTTTGTAGGTGGTGTCTCTTGTGTTGCAGCAGGAGTTTGTTGCTGAGTTTCAGGCTGAGCTGAAGGGAATTCAGGCTGACCCTGTACAGGTGCAGACTGCTCAATTCTCTGCTGAATTGAATTGGCTCTGTTTGTGTTTCCGGTTGAAACAAATGCTGTAGCAAGAACGCAAAGAACAATTATTGCTATTGCCAGTGTCCAGGTTGCCTTTTCGAGAAAATCAGCAGTCTGGCGCACTCCAAATGTCTGGTTGCCCTGAGCAAAATTTGCGGCAAGTCCACCGCCTTTTGAGTTCTGCACCAATACTATTATAGTAAGCAGAATGCTTGCAATTACAATTACTATTGATATAGCTGTATACATAATTATATGTTGTGTTTGGTCTTTAACTCTTTAACAAGGGAGGCAAAGTAAACACTTTTTTCCGGATATAGCAAAATTAGTTTTGCGTAAACATCCAGAGCCCTCTTCACAAATCCCTGTTCTGCATAGATAGCTGCAAGTGTTTCAGTATAGAATCCCGAGTCATCAAACTCCTCCTGAATGTCAATAACTACAGGATCAGCAGCTGGAGAAGAACCCCTTAGAAGAGACGGCTTCTCAGCTATAAACTTGTCTATTGGACGAGAAGAGTCAAGATCTAATGACTCCATCTCATTTCTTGAGAAGTAGTCACCCCCCGGGATAATCTTTGGAGAGTCTACTACTATAATCTCTTCATCGCCATCCTCTATCAGCTCAATAAAATCCTCATCCTCCTGAACAACCTCGGCTGTTTTCTGCTCCGGTTCTGAATCGATATCCAATTCATGGTCCTCTATAAGATCTTCAACAAAACTTTCTGAAACCTCCGCCGGGTTTTCCTCAGGAAGCTCAATCTCTTGATTGACTGCAGGAGATGGCATATCGTGAAGTTCGGCAATTTCATAAAGCAGCTCCCGCGAGTGAACATATGCAGAGGCCCTGCCAAGGCAGGATTTTCTTGCCTCGGGACCCTGCTCGCTTATCTTTTTATATAACTCAAGATGAGCAAGCGAATACCATGGGTACTTTTCAATAAGCTGCTCTAAAGCTGTCAGTTCATTGTCTTCCATACCATTACCAGTTTGCTACCGTACCGTTAAATATTGCCTCAGTGAGCTTCTCTACAATTGCATCCACAAGTCTTGCCTCAACAGCATCAAGAGATGTAGATGAGGGATAATCCTCAAATTCTGCAAAAGATCTTTCAAAATCCTCCTTTGGATATTTTTTATTGGAGAATCTGATTTTAATTGTGATTGTTAATCTGTTCATTGAGGCAACCTCATTAGCAGTAACAGCCATAGAGGTTATCTCATAATTGGTAATCTCCCCCTCAACCTGAAGATCTGCATCCATCTCTGTAATTGAGAGTTTTGTGAGCTTCCTGTACTTCTCCTTAAGCCCCTCGGTAAGTATATTGCTGAGAGATGGATTTACACGCATTGCCCTGTTCTCTATCCTTGCAACCGATATCGATGTAACATCAGGAGCTATAGATGTCCCTGAAAAGGAGTATATTCCGCAGGATACCGGTCCAAACAGGATAACAATTATATATAACAGAACTCTCTTCATAAATACTCTTTTACAGGTCAAGATTCAGCTCTTTAATTTTTCTGTACAGCGTTCTTTCTGAAATGCCCAACTCGGCAGCAGCCAGTTTTCTTTTACCTCCGTGCTTCTCCAAAGCCTTTTTAATCAACTCTGCATTTACATTCTGGATTGAGAGGACTACATCCTCTTCGTAATCCACAATCGCATCACTTTTTGAAAAGTTCTT
It includes:
- a CDS encoding PspC domain-containing protein, whose translation is MKKVVTVGIGGRSFVIDEDAYQKLERYLAKFRQKTGEGSEAADIMDDLEQRIAELFYDELSKSVEVVNISVVNRVIAQLGMPDGTAADDSADFANDSASAGLNQTVVKRLYRDPDNRIIGGVCSGLSYYVNIDMVLIRVIFAISLFLGGLGFWAYIIFWIIAPQAMTASQKCEMRGLPVTAENLRKFSSFK
- the lptE gene encoding LPS assembly lipoprotein LptE encodes the protein MKRVLLYIIVILFGPVSCGIYSFSGTSIAPDVTSISVARIENRAMRVNPSLSNILTEGLKEKYRKLTKLSITEMDADLQVEGEITNYEITSMAVTANEVASMNRLTITIKIRFSNKKYPKEDFERSFAEFEDYPSSTSLDAVEARLVDAIVEKLTEAIFNGTVANW
- a CDS encoding PadR family transcriptional regulator, which gives rise to MNTDNVKSQMRKGVLEYCILSILNNNDAYASSLIEELKSAKMIVVEGTLYPLLTRQKNQGMLSYRWEESPQGPPRKYYSITDKGKEVLAEMDAAWKELVETIELIRNNKSL
- the secG gene encoding preprotein translocase subunit SecG — its product is MYTAISIVIVIASILLTIIVLVQNSKGGGLAANFAQGNQTFGVRQTADFLEKATWTLAIAIIVLCVLATAFVSTGNTNRANSIQQRIEQSAPVQGQPEFPSAQPETQQQTPAATQETPPTN